The Candida orthopsilosis Co 90-125, chromosome 3 draft sequence sequence TTTGGCATCTTTTGAGCAACATGCTAAAAATCGTCGTACAACATACTCATATACCTTCTTTTCGTTGGCACTGCCCAATGAGTCAATCGAAACGTAATTTACAGGATGAATTGCCGGATGCGCATGATCATCGTGCGACCCATTTCTTGGCTGTTCATGGCCATTGCTTAGTAGTCCTCCACTATACAGTCCCCATCGCAGATCTTGCTTCTGCTTCTCAAATATGCCCTTAAAATCCATTGTAGGAGGGTACTTATCAGTTTCTGTTCTCGGATATGATATAAAACCTCGATTGTACAATTTCTCTGCAGCTTCAAGAGTGGCTTTCGCTGACATTTTAAAGTACTTAGCACAATCTTTTTGCAACTCAACAGTAGTGAGCGGTAATGGACGGTAATTCGAGGTTGGCtttgtttccaatttggTGATCTCGCCTTGCTCGTGTTTAAGGCACCTTTCATACATGAGCAAAACATATAGCCGATCAAAGATGTGACCCTTTACCCAATTAAATGTAGTTCTCTTACTTTCCTTTCGTAGCATAGGTTCAATATACCAAAATGGTTCAGGCTTAAAGCTTTTTACCCTCTTGTATCTATCGACGACAAAACCAAGCGTTGGAAATTGACATGTACCGTAAGAAGCTATGTCCTTCTTATCAATAatattctttgattttagGTTATCCGTTAAAAGCCGCGTGAAACTCGTGCCAACTCTAAAATCGAGCTCCATTCGACACGACACTGCTGAGGCTGCTTTCATGTCTAATTCAATAGGGGATTTGGCTGCACGTAGAATATGATTTCGTTCAAGATGAGAAAACTTGCTTCTCCAAACATCACTAAGCGAAATTCGACTATTTCCCTTCTTTGCGGCATCAAAGATCTCTTTACCAATGAATTCTCCCTCACGATCACAATCGGTcc is a genomic window containing:
- a CDS encoding Top3 protein (S. cerevisiae homolog TOP3 has DNA topoisomerase type I activity and has role in regulation DNA recombination, mitotic sister chromatid cohesion, reciprocal meiotic recombination, telomere maintenance via telomerase) translates to MKILCVAEKPSIAKEVANILGGGRVSVRNSKNKYIKNYDFKFAFPDRGLCDVTMTSVVGHITNLDFPPQYQWGKCAAERLFTAEIITKITKQDVFDNIAIEARNSDKLMIWTDCDREGEFIGKEIFDAAKKGNSRISLSDVWRSKFSHLERNHILRAAKSPIELDMKAASAVSCRMELDFRVGTSFTRLLTDNLKSKNIIDKKDIASYGTCQFPTLGFVVDRYKRVKSFKPEPFWYIEPMLRKESKRTTFNWVKGHIFDRLYVLLMYERCLKHEQGEITKLETKPTSNYRPLPLTTVELQKDCAKYFKMSAKATLEAAEKLYNRGFISYPRTETDKYPPTMDFKGIFEKQKQDSRWGSYSGGLLSNGHEQPRNGSHDDHAHPAIHPVNYVSIDSLGSANEKKVYEYVVRRFLACCSKDAKGMLTSATLKWGDEFFTASGLMVTERNYLDIFTYKKWESSKSLPSFHEGEKVKISSGLMKEGKTSPPQLMTEPELIALMDANGIGTDATIAEHIDKILSRKYVTKVKRGKVEYIEPSPLGIGLIEGFDKMEFNGISLSKPFLRKALENSLQDICNGTKTKPEVVEEMKRIYHDAYGICSQKVLLLTNECRTIIQSNTR